Proteins co-encoded in one Leucoraja erinacea ecotype New England unplaced genomic scaffold, Leri_hhj_1 Leri_343S, whole genome shotgun sequence genomic window:
- the LOC129693548 gene encoding LOW QUALITY PROTEIN: zinc finger protein 239-like (The sequence of the model RefSeq protein was modified relative to this genomic sequence to represent the inferred CDS: deleted 1 base in 1 codon) has protein sequence ATAAPAVAHGREAPCLLHLRQELCPSVGAVEHQRVHSSERPFTCPDCGKGFKSSADLKVHRRLHTGERPYTCSDCGKGFIQSSGLLDHQRTHTGEHPYTCAQCGKGFTHSTRLLIHQRTHTGERPYTCTQCGKGFTQSSNLLVHQRTHTGERPYTCAQCGKGFTHSSNLLVHQRTHTGERPYTCAQCGKGFTHSSNLLVHQRIHTGERPYTCAQCGKGFTQSSSLLDHQRTHTGERPYTCTQCGKGFICSTTLLSHQRVHTGDSLVPSPVCGERSAMASHSLSHQQVHTSGQSYDCPYCGEVFDSSRGLRHHRRAHAGEQLLPL, from the exons GCTACAGCAGCACCGGCAGTTGCACATGGGCGAGAAGCCCCATgtctgctccacctgcggcaagagctttgcccgaGTGTCGGGGCTGTGgagcaccagcgggtgcacagcagtgagcggcccttcacctgccccgactgcggcaaaggcttcaagtcgtccgcggacctgaaggtgcacaggcgcctgcacaccggcgagcgcccctacacctgcagcgactgcggcaagggcttcatccaGTCCAGCGGCCTGCTGgatcaccagcgcacccacaccggcgagcacccctacacctgcgcccagtgcggcaagggcttcacccactccaccaggctgctgatacaccagcgcacccacaccggcgagcgcccctacacctgcacccagtgcggcaagggcttcacccagtccagc aacctgctggtgcaccagcgcacccacaccggcgagcgcccctacacctgcgcccagtgcggcaagggcttcacccactcctccaacctgctggtgcaccagcgcacccacaccggcgagcgcccctacacctgcgcccagtgcggcaagggcttcacccactcctccaacctgctggtgcaccagcgcatccacaccggcgagcgcccctacacctgcgcccagtgcggcaagggcttcacccagtccagcagcctgctggatcaccagcgcacccacaccggcgagcgcccctacacctgcacccagtgcggcaagggcttcatctgCTCCACCacgctgctgtcccaccagcgggttcACACCGGTGACAGTCtcgtccccagcccggtgtgtggagagcgctctgccatggcctcccactccctgtctcaccagcaggtgcacaccagtggccagagctacgactgcccgtactgcggtgaggtgtttgacagctcgcgggggttgcggcatcaccggcgggcccacgccggcgagcagctgctcccactgtga